The genomic segment ggaccaaatttgatgtgttgcttgaatttccagcatctgcagaattcctcgtgtttgcgtttttaaattcactactgcgaagcctcttccggtgatgcctacactgaagaagtttcaatcttctcttcgacgggagttcagtgaaaccatctctcactgctccccatctgtaatttcttctgctcttcaacttttcgaccacattttgactcagactcgctatcacagccattttgcctttcttggaacgtgcctccgtcaccaacttactccagttagacaaagggtctcggctcgaaacgtcgactgtacctcttcctagagatgctgcctgacctgctgcgttcaccagcaactttgatgtgtgtcgcttgaatttccagcatctgcagaattcctcatgtttgcactcTTACAAATGATTGTGTTATTAGAATTTAACCAGCTAAGAACAATAAAATTATGTTACATTGTAAAAGACAAAATATgtccaattcttccaatcattTGTTGAAAACTGTTTGTGGTTAATATCTGGTCTTTAGTTTTGTGCTCTGTTTCATGATCTCGAAGTTCACTGCCaagatgatacaatatttccttaaAAACACTTGAAAATGTGTAATGAATATTTGGCCTTTTCCTGAGGAAAATTATGGTAGATAACATTTTTCTCAGCATATTTTGCTCTAATTCCACAACTAtgtaattataaacacaagaataaGCAGAGAAAACAAAAGTACGTAAGTTCAACTTGCAGAATTTATTTTGCTATAAGATGCAAGTTTTAAAACCACAGTAATAGTTTTAATATGGTTGCAATAATTGCTTAGATTTTTCCAGGAAATGTGCCTTGTTCCAACTGATCATCCCATTTCTTTATCTAAAAGTACAAAATAACAAAAGTTATTTCACAGTAAATAATTAACGGATTCAGTAAAATTTGATTTTAAATTGATCACCTATCTATTTTCTTcaataaatataaaatgaaatGCTAAATGTGATCAATTTAAAGTAttaatttaaaaattttaaaaaactactGGTTTAAACTGGTTAACAAATTAGCCAGTTTGATTTTTAACTCTATAAATGCAGATTATTGCATCACTTACCCATGAAATGGGGCAGATTGACTTGAACACCCTGTGATACCATTCACAGGGAGAAGCATCAACACCTTTTGCAGTCAATGCCTTGGTACAACGATGGAAATCTGTAAAACAATTGCAAATATAGCTTGGCTATAATTATCCAATCACATTCTCTCCTGCCCAGACTCAATTTTGAAATTGACTTTCCTCAATACAGGTGTCtctcgcttttcgaacgttcactttacgaaacctccctgttacgaaagacctacattagttacctgttttcgctaacagaaggtgttttcactgttacgaaaaaaggcagcacgtgccccgagcagcaaagctcctcccccggaattgcattctagccggcattgcttatacatgtgcctgtgagcagccgtttgcaagatgagttctatggtatcagaaaagcctaaaagagttcgtaagggtgttacacttagcgtaaaactagacataattaagcgttttgattgtggtgaacgaagtaaggacaaagtgagtttggcttgtggaagttgacgaagatgatgttgaagagattttggcatcccatgaccaagaactgatagatgaagatctgatgcaattggaagaggaaaggataagaatcaaaaccgaatgcagtagcgaacggaccgaaagtgaagtcgtccaggaactgaacatgaagcaactgcatgagatgacagaaaaatgcgcgaggctaagcagtcaagcatactgtcatttttcaagccttccacatcagtcacAGCAGAGGACGAACcccgaccttcgacatcgaggcaggcagatatagaagaagatgacctgcctgccctgatggaaacagacgatgatgagatgacaccccagtgtaccaccaccccaacccccgggccgcagaccgatacttcgctgcagagaatgcagcggtagccgggatgcacccagcagatccttaagaaaaaaagccgaaataaacaagctaattaattacgtgccgggcagcacctaattaattagcttgtttatttcgggttttttcttaaagatgtgctgggtgcgtcctggcgaccgctgcgttcttcgcggattggtatcggtcggcggcctgggggttgggaccactgcaccaccccaacctccaacgactcagcctaacaaaccatcatcagtgtgctcgatgctgtcttcccaattccggtaagtgatactacactgtagatacattatttctactttatataggctgtgtatttttatgtgttatttggtatgatttggcagcttcatagcttaaaggttactggagagaatgtttctgccgagagcgcttgcataagattttcactacagagaacagtgcagcaacgattgtagaaaagtatttctac from the Mobula birostris isolate sMobBir1 chromosome 9, sMobBir1.hap1, whole genome shotgun sequence genome contains:
- the LOC140203418 gene encoding cytochrome c oxidase subunit 6B1-like; the encoded protein is MADTIDDKLKNYKTAPFDARFPNQNQTRNCFQNYVDFHRCTKALTAKGVDASPCEWYHRVFKSICPISWIKKWDDQLEQGTFPGKI